The genomic region ggactacaacatactaaaatttcattaacttgcacaatgccgtttttgagaaaaatgactttgaatttcgatgaattttgacgctatcacagcgccacctgtggttactttttgaacttccatctgaaagtgctcatcgagacgaaaccaaaaaggtaaaatttaggtcgctatgttaattagaaccggagatagaggccggtcaatgttcgaactttgaccccttatagctcgggtcaggggttatggatcgacttaaggttttttttgtttgataggtataatcaacggctacaacatactaaaatttcagcccgattacATAAGGAATTTTTCAGCTATATTTTTCCTGGTCGGCGGAGGACTCTAATTGTAAAACAAGGGAACCTCACTTGaaaaaagtgtacaaaatttaggaaaaaaagaaaagttttcggaaagaaaaagaaaagaaaagaaaaaaagagcaaaggaaaaaatgagaaaatgtttcaaaatttgtattttaatttaaaatactaaaaaaaatttcacaagcCTAATCAATTCTTACTTggttaagtattttttttttatgttgaaattcacTGGTATAAGAGTTTACACACTTATCTTCTAAATTCCAAGAAGAAATTTCTGGATGATATTCGTGTCTGAGGACAAAATGTCCACTTTGGATATAACCAAAAAAtccatatccaaaaatgaaaagtatcGATAgtttggttcttgagatatttccaaaagagTCGTTTCTGAAAGATCCAAGAAATGGAGGAGAGCGCaagaaaaatctcaatcaaTGACGAAGAGCTAAAATTCCAGTTTTTGGTCCTTATGCACAAAATATGGAAAACTTTAAGATTGGAAAAGGACACGCTTGTAAAACGAAGTACAACTCAAAAgaagtttttataaaataaattaaaaaaaaacagctaaaaagtgaagaatttttttttataataagaaaaaagaaaaagaaaagaaaaaaggaaaaaaaagaaaaaaagaaagaaaaagatgtgTACAAATTTCTTGAAGTGGTGTACCCTTGTTGTAAAACTGTCCTGCCGACCGCATTTCGTTTTCCGACTGATTTAAATTGTTTTGTTCTTTAGATGTAAATTCCGTTACGGGAAATGTAGTTGAGTTAAATTGTCCTCCAGGAGGCTGAAATGTCGTTTCATTAAAAGTTCTGCTTTGATTGGGATTAGTCGAATTATGGGGAGATGTATTATTGAAAGAGGTATTAAAATTTTGGGTGCGATTCCTGTTAGGTTGGAAAGTTTGGTTAtttctttgggattgatttGGCTGATAGTTCTGTCGCGAATTTTGGGACGAATTTTGATTCCGGTTGTTATATGAATTATTTTGGTTTCTGTTTTGGTTTGTaaaagaagaagatgaagaacCTGATTGTGTTTGAGTTCCATTATTCCcagaattttgttgaaatttcccAGGATCAGGATTACCGGATGGGATGGTTTTTAATCTACTCTCCGCGAAAATAACTGCAGCACTAATGCTTTTGAAACTTCGCGTAAGTATCATGATGCGGGTATCATTATCCCGAATCCCGTTTGCAAAAATATCTAGTGCTTCGCGAAGATTTTTATCTTTTACAGCTTGTGTGATTCTCCCATCACAATGAGCGGCACATGctgcattaaaaatattcatagCATCCTCGACACGCTTCGCGAATGCCTTAATACTTTCTTTAGTTCCGATTGTTAGCCTTTGTAAGGCTAACGCTGCCTCTCCTATCCCTAGTTCAggttcattttgtgaaattataacGTCCCTAAATTCTTGATACGTGGTATAACTTTGTCCTCTTACAACTGAATACATTTCTGGGCTTAGTTTCATAATAATAAGCCTAACAAATTCCATATCTCTTGAATTATTTTCATCATTGAAATAATCTTCATATAAACTGTCGCAAATTGCGATAAAATGAGCTACTATATGCGACTCACTTGTGCATTTTGGGATGTCCTTATAGAGTTCGCTGAACGGTACAGTAGCCATATTCTGCTGCGTAGTTTCTGAGCTGTTGGAATTTAAAGATGATTGTTGCTGTTGCGATGGAGGAGGTGGTGGCGGATCCGTAGGTCGGTTATTGATTGGTGATTGTTGAAGTTGTGGTGATAGCGGAGATGTTGGATGTTGTGCAGGAGTACCGTCCTGATGATGGGTTCTTTGTGGTGATGGAAGCCGCGGAGTCTCTTGTACTTCGTCTGTAGATGACTGATTTCTGCTAGATGTCGGTGTTCTAACGACTATCGGTAGTGCAGCAATCTCTCGTAAAATTGGGGTAACACCAAGATACAATGGATGATGGTGTCTCTCAGAAGTATGTTGTGATGCTGCTGATGGTGGCGTATATGTAATTGGGGATGGTTCCGGTGGTGTTCGTGCTGTTTTTCCACTCCGTTGAAATACACTAGGACAGTTTTCTACACTAGGACCAGGACCATTTTCTGAGCTTCTCCTGGTAGTTTCAGTCTTTTGAAccgttttatttttaactacaactttttttgttcttaaatGGAAGCTGGTGCGGTTACTCATTTACGGTTACTCATTTGAGATTATCTGATTCTCTTTTAAACTTCACAACACTTATTCAACACTGGATAATCCCACTTCCTACACCAATTTGATATGCCAAGTTAAAACTCACTGAAAGTAGTTATATAAATTATGTTTATTGGCTTCTTGTCTTGTGTTTCCAAGTGACTTCGAGCGACTTCAAGCGACTTCGAGCGACTTCGATGTATTCTAGTGTTGCACTtacttttatgcatattttatgtttatttagcAGTAAGCGCAACACTAGGAAATTACAATAAGCATGATAAGCATAATAATCTTAAAGCATAACATATTTCATCAAATATCTTAACTAAAATAAGAAAGGGGAAGAAGTTAACAAATAGGAACACGGATGTTCCGCTACATGATTTTATTAATAGAAATTCCtactatttatagaaaaattaaaattctacccCACTAAAGATCACAAAAAATGTACTTATTCTAAGTCTCATTAATTTGCGTCAATCAAGAAAAAATGGCTTTCTTTGTGTCTTTTTCgtgtaaacaaataaaatgctgAGCGTTATTTTCAGTGCAATGCACTCACTATAAGTGAAATATGATTTTAAGGGCTTTATTCTGTATTACTTGTATCTCCTTGAGTAGTTGTTGATTAGCCCCGCCCTATACCATGATTCCATACGAAAGCATACTTTGATACATGGAGTGGTAAAA from Phlebotomus papatasi isolate M1 unplaced genomic scaffold, Ppap_2.1 HiC_scaffold_171, whole genome shotgun sequence harbors:
- the LOC129808891 gene encoding putative uncharacterized protein DDB_G0290521; the encoded protein is MSNRTSFHLRTKKVVVKNKTVQKTETTRRSSENGPGPSVENCPSVFQRSGKTARTPPEPSPITYTPPSAASQHTSERHHHPLYLGVTPILREIAALPIVVRTPTSSRNQSSTDEVQETPRLPSPQRTHHQDGTPAQHPTSPLSPQLQQSPINNRPTDPPPPPPSQQQQSSLNSNSSETTQQNMATVPFSELYKDIPKCTKTTLLEISQEPNYRYFSFLDMDFLVISKVDILSSDTNIIQKFLLGI